In the Colwellia sp. 20A7 genome, one interval contains:
- a CDS encoding TIGR03016 family PEP-CTERM system-associated outer membrane protein, with translation MAITAMATVRKTSNIRLTNVLTLLTCSIFATSTMAGEWQFVPTFGIEETYTDNVELTISDPTSSLVSQAIFGMDADYQSRLANFSFTGENNNLFFSHDSNINDNYLTLDTQGSVYLWSSGPEVFATASIDNTNRNSASNGLADLVSGDTIQSQNYSSGLRYNVNNSSFSVQSALTYSTSRFEDNIGEYDGTSVYLNTNNNNNARLAFWQLNSSYSKREQNSLGLTRNGKQYSVDAKLGLITPVNFNPFIRFYDEDFSGNLGNQSQPTTSSWGPGFRWLISQHLQLDLSYNYVTDDEVSDDYVAASIQWDPSARTSLTAGYSQRFFGDSYNLNFQHRTKRLTNTITYDESLEVFDRNNFQQIDLGAFWCPTGSTIANIANCFAQTEQPNDSGFQLTNFFYLEPVESNEFSLNKRFAWNSKLQLARTSFTFSASGSRRESIESEVVDDTLSASFTINRRISGRSELTLLAKYDNNIYDKNNPAGSRQEDDYRTLSATYTKDLASSLSTHFTLQRVNRDSTIEQYTYNELRAIINVTKEF, from the coding sequence ATGGCTATTACGGCTATGGCTACGGTAAGAAAAACTAGCAATATTCGCTTAACCAATGTTTTAACATTGCTAACATGCTCTATTTTTGCAACTTCGACCATGGCCGGAGAATGGCAGTTTGTGCCTACTTTTGGTATAGAAGAAACTTATACTGACAATGTAGAGTTGACCATAAGTGACCCTACTTCCAGCTTAGTTTCTCAAGCAATTTTTGGTATGGACGCAGATTACCAGTCGCGCTTAGCTAATTTCTCTTTTACGGGCGAGAATAACAACCTGTTCTTTAGTCATGACAGTAATATTAATGATAATTATTTAACGCTTGATACCCAAGGAAGCGTTTACCTTTGGTCTAGTGGACCAGAGGTTTTTGCTACTGCATCAATTGATAATACCAACAGAAACTCAGCTAGCAATGGTCTTGCTGACTTAGTTTCTGGTGATACCATACAGTCCCAAAACTATTCATCAGGCCTACGTTATAACGTCAATAATAGCAGTTTTTCCGTACAATCAGCACTCACATACTCGACAAGTAGATTTGAAGATAACATTGGTGAATATGATGGTACATCTGTTTATTTAAATACCAATAATAACAATAATGCACGCCTTGCTTTTTGGCAGCTAAATAGTAGCTACTCAAAAAGAGAGCAGAACTCATTAGGACTAACTAGAAACGGTAAACAGTATAGTGTTGATGCAAAATTAGGGCTAATAACACCTGTAAATTTTAATCCTTTTATTCGTTTTTACGATGAAGATTTTTCAGGTAACTTAGGTAATCAAAGCCAACCAACAACCTCATCATGGGGTCCTGGTTTCCGCTGGTTAATTTCACAACACCTACAGTTAGATTTGTCTTATAACTATGTTACTGATGATGAAGTTAGTGATGATTATGTCGCCGCATCAATTCAATGGGATCCTTCAGCAAGAACGTCATTAACAGCAGGCTACAGCCAACGTTTTTTTGGCGACTCATACAACCTTAACTTTCAACATAGAACTAAACGTTTAACCAATACGATTACTTACGATGAAAGCCTAGAGGTTTTTGACCGGAATAATTTTCAACAAATAGATCTTGGCGCATTTTGGTGTCCAACAGGTTCTACCATTGCAAATATTGCTAACTGTTTTGCTCAAACAGAACAACCCAATGATAGTGGATTTCAATTAACAAACTTTTTTTATTTAGAGCCTGTTGAAAGTAACGAATTTTCTTTAAATAAACGCTTTGCTTGGAATTCAAAATTACAACTTGCGAGAACATCTTTTACTTTTAGTGCCTCAGGCTCTAGACGTGAGAGTATTGAATCTGAAGTTGTAGATGATACTCTCTCAGCATCATTCACAATAAATCGTAGAATTAGTGGCAGAAGTGAACTAACACTATTAGCTAAATATGATAACAATATTTACGATAAAAATAATCCTGCAGGAAGTAGACAAGAAGATGACTACAGAACATTATCCGCTACTTATACTAAAGATTTAGCGTCATCATTATCGACTCATTTTACACTTCAACGTGTAAATCGAGACTCAACTATTGAGCAGTATACCTACAATGAACTACGCGCAATAATCAACGTAACCAAAGAATTTTAA
- a CDS encoding XrtA/PEP-CTERM system-associated ATPase, translating into MYESYYGFKEKPFQLSPDPRFFFATSHHQRALSYLQYGLDQGEGFIVITGPIGTGKTTIARNLLSSIGDENIVAAQLVTTKLSPDELLELVAAEFKIPLKSNSSKAEILRSIEAFLIQLHKQGKRALLLVDEAQNLPSETVEELRMLSNFQLDDKPLIQSFLLGQEELKDIIQAPNMEQFRQRIIASAHLKPLSVEEVKSYINHRLQQAGCKKEALFSDDSFELIHQKTLGVPRKINIFVDRLLLFGFLEEVSHFTVDNINEVAEEMSVELTGSLSSKTLENTQPKSAPATQQFVVNSSENVENIKEVLREVEEILEVNIKQKIKMARYVDKLLKQKNRQYAQEQVEKD; encoded by the coding sequence ATGTATGAAAGTTACTATGGCTTTAAAGAAAAGCCATTTCAGTTAAGCCCTGACCCTCGTTTTTTCTTTGCAACTAGCCATCACCAACGCGCATTATCCTATTTACAATATGGTTTAGACCAAGGTGAAGGATTTATTGTAATCACGGGCCCTATAGGCACAGGAAAAACCACAATTGCTCGAAATTTACTGTCATCTATAGGTGATGAAAATATTGTAGCTGCACAACTTGTGACAACAAAATTATCACCAGACGAACTACTTGAATTGGTTGCTGCTGAATTTAAAATCCCTCTAAAAAGCAATAGTAGTAAGGCTGAAATATTACGAAGTATAGAAGCTTTCTTAATTCAGCTTCACAAACAGGGAAAACGAGCTTTACTACTAGTTGATGAAGCCCAAAACTTACCATCTGAAACCGTTGAAGAATTGAGAATGCTTTCAAATTTTCAATTGGATGATAAACCACTTATTCAGAGCTTTTTACTAGGTCAGGAAGAACTTAAAGATATTATTCAAGCACCTAATATGGAGCAATTTAGGCAACGTATTATTGCTTCTGCGCATTTAAAACCATTAAGTGTTGAGGAAGTAAAAAGCTATATTAATCACCGTTTACAGCAAGCAGGCTGTAAGAAAGAAGCCTTATTTTCTGATGATTCTTTTGAGTTAATTCACCAAAAAACATTAGGCGTACCGCGTAAAATTAATATTTTTGTTGATCGTTTGTTATTATTTGGCTTTTTAGAAGAGGTCTCACATTTCACTGTTGATAATATCAATGAAGTTGCCGAAGAAATGTCGGTTGAGCTCACTGGTTCATTAAGCTCAAAAACACTTGAGAATACTCAACCCAAAAGCGCCCCCGCCACTCAACAATTCGTCGTTAACTCTAGTGAAAATGTTGAAAATATAAAAGAAGTTTTAAGGGAAGTCGAAGAGATATTAGAAGTTAATATTAAACAAAAAATAAAGATGGCACGTTATGTTGATAAATTACTTAAACAAAAGAATCGTCAATATGCGCAAGAGCAAGTAGAAAAAGATTAA
- the prsR gene encoding PEP-CTERM-box response regulator transcription factor, with amino-acid sequence MEKVLIVDDDKGIQKQLKWSLSDYSPILAGDRESAIAAVRRHEPKVVTLDLGLPPDETNASEGLKALEEILAIAPHTKVIVITGNEDRVNALKAISAGAYDFYQKPIDADVINVIISRALTLANIESENRSMRAVTDSNIGIIGNSEAIDRLCTMVKRIAPTNITALLLGESGTGKEVTAKAVHLASDRVDKPFIAINCASIPETLLESELFGFEKGAFTGAHKTTKGKIECAEGGTLFLDEIGDMPFNLQAKLLRFLQEKIIERLGGREEIPVNVRVVCATNQNLEEMVANKEFREDLFYRVSEITLNIPPLRDRDEDVLILAKYFLQLYATEYKSNARSFSEDAIGAISAHKWPGNIRELQNKVKSAVVMSTGVQVTAFDLGFFDHSDTNYELSLNLRTVREQAESLAIQKAYALSEGNMSKTSELLGVTRPTLYSLIEKYELSINS; translated from the coding sequence ATGGAAAAAGTATTAATTGTTGATGATGATAAAGGAATTCAAAAGCAGCTAAAATGGAGCTTGTCTGATTATAGTCCTATTCTAGCTGGAGATAGAGAGTCTGCTATCGCTGCCGTGAGACGTCATGAGCCTAAAGTTGTTACTTTAGATTTAGGCTTACCGCCAGATGAAACTAATGCAAGCGAAGGATTGAAAGCATTAGAGGAAATACTCGCTATTGCTCCTCATACTAAAGTTATCGTGATTACAGGTAATGAAGACAGAGTTAATGCCTTAAAAGCAATTTCTGCCGGCGCTTATGATTTTTATCAAAAACCCATTGATGCTGATGTTATCAACGTCATAATTTCTCGTGCTTTAACGCTAGCTAATATTGAGAGTGAAAACCGTTCTATGCGGGCGGTCACCGATAGTAATATTGGTATCATCGGTAATAGTGAGGCGATTGATCGCTTATGTACTATGGTTAAACGTATAGCGCCAACCAATATTACCGCATTACTCTTAGGTGAAAGTGGTACTGGTAAAGAAGTTACGGCAAAAGCGGTACATTTGGCTAGTGATCGTGTCGATAAGCCCTTTATCGCCATTAACTGTGCTTCTATTCCTGAAACATTATTAGAAAGTGAATTGTTTGGTTTTGAGAAAGGAGCCTTTACTGGCGCGCATAAAACTACGAAAGGGAAAATAGAGTGTGCTGAAGGTGGTACTCTATTTCTAGATGAAATTGGTGATATGCCCTTTAATTTACAAGCTAAATTATTACGTTTTTTACAGGAAAAAATCATTGAACGATTGGGTGGCAGAGAAGAAATCCCCGTTAATGTTAGGGTGGTTTGTGCTACAAATCAAAACTTAGAAGAGATGGTTGCCAATAAAGAATTTAGAGAAGATTTATTTTATCGTGTTAGTGAAATAACGTTAAACATTCCACCATTACGCGATCGTGATGAAGATGTTTTGATTCTCGCTAAATATTTTCTTCAGCTTTATGCTACCGAGTATAAGAGTAATGCGAGGTCTTTTTCCGAAGATGCTATTGGTGCAATTAGTGCGCACAAATGGCCTGGAAATATTCGTGAATTACAAAATAAAGTTAAATCTGCGGTAGTCATGAGTACTGGTGTACAGGTAACTGCTTTCGATCTAGGTTTCTTCGACCACAGTGATACCAATTACGAACTTTCATTGAATTTACGTACCGTAAGAGAACAAGCAGAGTCCTTGGCTATTCAGAAGGCTTATGCGTTGTCTGAAGGAAATATGTCTAAAACATCAGAGCTATTAGGTGTCACCAGACCAACACTGTATTCATTAATTGAAAAGTATGAACTGAGCATTAATAGTTAA